One region of Bombus affinis isolate iyBomAffi1 chromosome 5, iyBomAffi1.2, whole genome shotgun sequence genomic DNA includes:
- the LOC126916092 gene encoding copper chaperone for superoxide dismutase isoform X4 — protein sequence MTCRKCVDSVRNALIGVNGIKNIDISLEKGNVIVETDLPYSIIQEKIEQTGRKVILKGYGDSSSAVAMLGGNSGYTIDNKIMGVIRFAETPDGCLIDGIVDGLAPGKHGMHIHECGDISQGCDSVGEHFNPNNTLHGGPEDDAFRRHVGDLGNIMVNDSGRAIFRIIDKLVKIPDVIGRSLIITEKPDDLGRGADPESKIHGNSGNKLACGIIARSSGLFQNTKKICACDGLTLWDERDKALKAKHDFSGASNNSKL from the exons ATGACTTGTCGAAAATGCGTTGATTCGGTACGGAACGCTTTAATTGGCGTAAatggaattaaaaatattgatatatcATTAGAAAAAGGAAATGTTATAGTTGAAACAGATTTGCCATATTCTATAATTCAAGAAAAAATTGAACAGACTGGGAGAAAAGTTATCTTAAAGGGATATGGAG ACAGTTCTAGTGCAGTTGCAATGTTAGGAGGGAATTCAGGATATACCatagataataaaataatggGTGTAATAAGATTTGCAGAAACTCCTGATGGATGTCTTATAGATGGAATAGTTGATGGTTTAGCACCTGGTAAACATGGCATGCACATTCATGAATGTGGTGATATCTCTCAAGGGTGTGATAG TGTTGGAGAACATTTCAACCCAAATAATACATTACACGGTGGACCTGAAGATGATGCATTTAGACGG CATGTTGGAGATTTGGGAAATATAATGGTCAATGATTCTGGTAGAGCTATTTTTAGAATAATAGATAAACTTGTAAAAATACCTGATGTTATTGGAAGGTCCTTAATTATAACAGAAAAACCAGATGATTTAGGAAGAGGTGCTGATCCAGAATCTAAAATACATGGAAACAGTGGAAATAA ACTGGCCTGTGGCATAATTGCTCGTTCATCTGGCTTATTTCAAAATACAAAAAAGATTTGTGCTTGTGATGGACTTACATTATGGGATGAAAGGGATAAGGCACTTAAAGCTAAACATGATTTTTCTGGAGCAAGTAACAATT caaaattataa
- the LOC126916069 gene encoding protein asteroid-like: MGIPGLTTYINKHRFHFLKRYELHDTYLLIDGNNINHLLYKKCAGNNWIFGGDYDNYAQCVSDFFDDLLKCNVTPLVFIDGGVESKKFKTIVKRLKRKLNILPTSIFKTRYSEPIFPLLKQHVFIDVMKEKNIRFVQCLLEADNIVASVAKILNCPVLSHDSDFYVYGSLYIPFDTLQTNAIKNSRGNGYVIPCKIYKIKKLFKYFTGLDQSKVILAAILLGNDYVEPGTFRNFFRYLNLKQSDINQYGRQHCVSRIFVWLSKYSLHDAIIAILSRLTMPIRQKILDLIETSINSDKNGYAEILVALGFSRDYTTRVNTCDFNRRFKFDGDINTLTYIEEVREGNSESTEEDKEEDDENEIAKIFNESELISNTATISNLPIWFVNEFRMGKYPSYFLDLIIQRLYVCPIQVEDFRYPSNIIVSLKILSIIIGILKLVLDNNINCIRYLMRTEDRKIMCHKLGALEIMNTFSPPSSSNLSDVSLLTQREILNHTLGITDMDCINELPPKWILYVGCIKYWMHQQECPISHKCYLYSIFICMLFDIIDFKIGKYRNIKTFNKKYKQTIKAIKQKRKESNYNPRCIINTIHEAYNEIVHDDYVLAAPFFISHFEVDETSYNTDKFDIHIVHVFGGFQTCLKHTMDLNALLGCPYPQIKVAHLYNGTLLYNLCNNFSTHHNIEEYINIVLQMSPSLLRFFNTFLLKVKPMFPCIFQNK, translated from the coding sequence ATGGGTATTCCAGGATTAACTACTTATATAAACAAGCAtcgatttcattttttaaagcgCTACGAATTACATGATACGTATTTATTAATTGATGGAAATAATATTaatcatttattatataaaaagtgCGCAGGCAATAATTGGATATTTGGCGGTGATTACGATAATTATGCGCAATGTGTATCAGATTTCTTTGATGATCTATTAAAGTGTAATGTAACGCCCTTAGTCTTTATTGATGGTGGTGTTGAAAGTAAAAAATTCAAAACTATTGTAAAAAGGCTGAAAAGGAAACTAAATATATTACCAACTTCTATATTCAAAACTAGATATTCAGAACCAATTTTTCCTTTGCTAAAACAACATGTTTTTATTGAtgtaatgaaagaaaaaaatattcgatTTGTGCAGTGTCTACTTGAAGCTGACAATATTGTAGCATCAGTAGCAAAGATATTAAATTGTCCAGTTCTCAGCCATGACTCAGATTTTTATGTATATGGATCATTATATATACCATTTGATACATTACAAACTAATGCAATTAAAAATTCACGTGGAAATGGTTATGTTATACCTTGTAAAATTTATAAGattaagaaattattcaaatattttactgGATTAGATCAATCAAAGGTAATATTAGCTGCAATATTATTAGGCAATGACTATGTGGAACCTGGTACATTTAGAAACTTCTTCcgctatttaaatttaaaacaatCAGATATAAACCAATATGGCCGACAACACTGTGTAAGTAGAATTTTTGTATGGTTGAGTAAATACAGCTTGCATGATGCAATCATTGCAATTTTAAGTAGGTTAACTATGCCTATACGACAAAAAATATTGGATTTAATAGAGACGAGTATAAATAGCGATAAAAATGGATATGCTGAAATACTTGTAGCTCTAGGTTTCTCAAGAGATTATACTACTCGTGTAAATACCTGTGACTTCAATAGAAGGTTTAAATTTGATGGAGATATCAATACATTGACATACATAGAAGAAGTTCGCGAAGGAAATAGTGAATCAACTGAAGAAGATAAGGAAGAAGACgatgaaaatgaaatagcaAAGATATTCAATGAGTCTGAATTAATATCTAACACTGCAACTATTAGTAATTTGCCTATATGGTTTGTAAATGAATTTCGTATGGGTAAATATCCATCATATTTTCTGGATTTAATAATTCAACGTTTATATGTATGCCCCATACAAGTAGAAGATTTTCGTTATCCTTCAAACATCATAGTAAGTCTAAAAATCCTTAGTATCATCATTGGAATTCTAAAATTAGTGCTAGACaataatataaattgtataaGATACTTAATGAGAACTGAAGATAGAAAGATTATGTGCCATAAGTTAGGGGCTTTAGAAATTATGAATACTTTTAGTCCACCTTCTTCATCCAATCTTAGTGATGTCTCATTACTTACTCAAAGAGAGATTTTAAACCATACTTTAGGAATTACAGATATGGATTGTATAAATGAACTTCCACCAAAGTGGATATTATATGTTGGATGCATCAAATATTGGATGCATCAACAAGAATGTCCTATATCTCACAAatgttatttatattctatatttatttgtatgttATTTGATATAATAGATTTCAAAAttggaaaatatagaaatataaaaactTTTAACAAAAAATATAAGCAAACAATTAAAGCCATAAagcagaaaagaaaagaaagtaatTATAACCCACgttgtataataaatacaattcaCGAAGCCTATAATGAAATCGTTCATGACGACTATGTACTAGCAGcaccattttttatttcacattttGAAGTAGATGAAACATCATATAACACAGACAAGTTTGATATACATATAGTACATGTTTTTGGTGGGTTCCAAACTTGTTTGAAACATACCATGGATTTGAATGCACTTTTGGGATGTCCTTATCCACAGATCAAAGTCGCACATTTATATAATGGTACTTTATTGTACAATCTGTGTAATAATTTTAGTACTCACCATAATATcgaagaatatataaatattgttcTGCAAATGTCTCCAAGCCTCTTAagattttttaatacatttttattaaaagtcAAACCAATGTTTCCAtgtatatttcaaaataaataa
- the LOC126916067 gene encoding protein asteroid-like yields the protein MGIPGLTTYINNRSDLYLEYYELHNTYLVIDGNSVCCSIYNFYTKCNCAFGGDYDNYAQCVSHFFNDLLKCKVTPLVVFDGGSENRKFRTTIKRTKEKIRVAWSFCPLNQRNMKFFPLMLQEVFIDVMREKNIRHVKCLFEADNDIASIAKILNCPVLSYDSDFYIYGTLYIPFNTLDTYVVKNPNGNGYMKCCKIYKVENLLKSFKGLHQSMLPLAAILLGFSKDHVVRVNSYHLNRSFKFDGDISTLTYIEEVCEEGNNVSSEEEDEGEDDEIEIANTYSKAKLLPQNVVVSKLPKWFVNEFLMGRYPKYFMDLIVRYIYVCPVQVEDYRYPSSVIVSLKIISVIFEILKSAIISKICYMKYMVRTQNKKIICCKLQNTETINNVRLPSLFNLRNIPSLTQREILNNTLGITNMDCINELPPEWMLYIGCIKYWLHQEECSLSHECYLYSIFICMLFNIIDSKIGRYRNMYTFQKRYCQLIETVKQQRKKNNCDSCYTMNQLCDNQYNGTIIEAYNEVDYNDCILAAPFFISYFNMNKELYNNPKKFDRFAVHVFAEFQSCLKHTMNLNALLGYPYPQTKVANLFHGTLLYNLSNNFKTRYNIEEYINIVLQMSPSLLRLFNTFLLKVKSMFPLKLQDGTNLRKKHRTKPKHPKSKKSISAENDSEHFSADDDLNEAYRDPNNRFSMLSHA from the exons ATGGGAATTCCTGGATTAACCACTTATATAAACAATCGTTCTGACCTTTATTTGGAGTACTATGAACTGCACAATACATATTTGGTAATCGATGGAAACAGTGTTTGTTGTTCAATATATAATTTCTACACAAAATGTAATTGTGCATTTGGTGGTGATTATGATAATTATGCACAGTGTGTATCACACTTCTTTAATGATTTATTAAAATGTAAAGTAACACCTCTGGTTGTATTTGATGGTGGTAgcgaaaatagaaaatttagaaCTACTATAAAAAGAACTAAAGAGAAAATCCGTGTTGCGTGGTCATTTTGTCCACTCAATCAAAGGAACATGAAATTTTTTCCTTTAATGTTACAAGAAGTTTTTATTGATGTAATGAGAGAAAAGAATATTAGACACGTGAAATGCCTATTCGAAGCTGATAATGACATAGCATCAATAGCAAAGATTTTGAATTGTCCAGTACTCAGCTATGACTCTGACTTTTATATATATGGAACATTATATATACCATTTAATACATTAGATACTTATGTAGTTAAAAATCCAAATGGAAATGGTTACATGAAATGCTGTAAAATTTACAAAGTTGAGAACTTGCTTAAATCTTTTAAAGGGCTACATCAATCAATGTTGCCACTGGCTGCAATATTACTAG GTTTTTCAAAAGATCATGTTGTTCGGGTAAATTCATATCATTTGAATAGAAGTTTTAAATTTGATGGAGATATCAGTACATTGACATACATAGAGGAAGTTTGCGAAGAAGGAAATAATGTATCAAgcgaagaagaagatgaaggtGAAGACGATGAAATTGAAATAGCAAATACATATAGTAAGGCAAAACTATTACCTCAAAATGTAGTTGTTAGTAAATTGCCTAAGTGGTTTGTAAATGAATTTCTTATGGGCAGATATCCAAAATATTTTATGGATTTAATAGttcgatatatatatgtttGTCCTGTACAGGTGGAAGATTATCGTTATCCTTCTAGTGTCATAGtaagtttaaaaattattagTGTTATATTTGAGATCTTAAAATCAGCAATAATTAGTAAAATatgttatatgaaatatatggTGAGAACacaaaataaaaagattatatGCTGTAAGTTACAGAATACAGAGACTATAAATAATGTTAGACTACCTTCTTTATTCAATCTTAGAAATATCCCATCACTTACTCAAAGAGAGATTTTAAACAATACTTTAGGAATTACAAATATGGATTGTATAAATGAACTTCCACCAGAATGGATGTTGTATATTGGATGTATTAAATATTGGTTACATCAAGAAGAATGTTCTTTATCTCATGAatgttatttatattctatatttatttgtatgttATTTAACATAATCGATTCCAAAATTGGAAGATATAGAAACATGTATACTTTTCAGAAAAGATATTGTCAATTAATTGAAACTGTGAAGCAACAGAGGAAAAAGAACAATTGTGATTCATGTTATACAATGAATCAATTATGTGATAATCAATACAATGGTACAATCATAGAAGCCTATAATGAAGTTGACTATAATGACTGTATATTAGCAGCACCATTCTTTATCtcttattttaatatgaataaaGAATTATATAACAATCCAAAAAAATTTGATAGATTTGCTGTACATGTATTCGCAGAGTTTCAAAGTTGTCTGAAACATACTATGAATCTGAACGCACTTTTGGGATATCCTTATCCACAGACCAAAGTTGCAAATTTATTTCATGGTACTTTATTGTATAATCTGAGTAATAATTTTAAAACACGCTATAATATTgaagaatacataaatattgttCTTCAAATGTCTCCAAGTCTCTtaagattatttaatacatttttattaaaagtcAAATCAATGTTTCCACTTAAGTTGCAGGATGGAACTAATCTTCGTAAAAAACATAGAACAAAACCTAAACATCCAAAGTCTAAAAAAAGCATTTCAGCTGAAAATGATTCTGAACATTTTAGTGCAGATGATGATTTAAATGAAGCATATCGTGATCCAAATAATCGTTTTTCTATGCTCAGCCATGCATAA
- the LOC126916092 gene encoding copper chaperone for superoxide dismutase isoform X2, with protein MTTAKIEFAVEMTCRKCVDSVRNALIGVNGIKNIDISLEKGNVIVETDLPYSIIQEKIEQTGRKVILKGYGDSSSAVAMLGGNSGYTIDNKIMGVIRFAETPDGCLIDGIVDGLAPGKHGMHIHECGDISQGCDSVGEHFNPNNTLHGGPEDDAFRRHVGDLGNIMVNDSGRAIFRIIDKLVKIPDVIGRSLIITEKPDDLGRGADPESKIHGNSGNKLACGIIARSSGLFQNTKKICACDGLTLWDERDKALKAKHDFSGATKL; from the exons ATGACTACAgcaaaa atCGAATTTGCGGTGGAAATGACTTGTCGAAAATGCGTTGATTCGGTACGGAACGCTTTAATTGGCGTAAatggaattaaaaatattgatatatcATTAGAAAAAGGAAATGTTATAGTTGAAACAGATTTGCCATATTCTATAATTCAAGAAAAAATTGAACAGACTGGGAGAAAAGTTATCTTAAAGGGATATGGAG ACAGTTCTAGTGCAGTTGCAATGTTAGGAGGGAATTCAGGATATACCatagataataaaataatggGTGTAATAAGATTTGCAGAAACTCCTGATGGATGTCTTATAGATGGAATAGTTGATGGTTTAGCACCTGGTAAACATGGCATGCACATTCATGAATGTGGTGATATCTCTCAAGGGTGTGATAG TGTTGGAGAACATTTCAACCCAAATAATACATTACACGGTGGACCTGAAGATGATGCATTTAGACGG CATGTTGGAGATTTGGGAAATATAATGGTCAATGATTCTGGTAGAGCTATTTTTAGAATAATAGATAAACTTGTAAAAATACCTGATGTTATTGGAAGGTCCTTAATTATAACAGAAAAACCAGATGATTTAGGAAGAGGTGCTGATCCAGAATCTAAAATACATGGAAACAGTGGAAATAA ACTGGCCTGTGGCATAATTGCTCGTTCATCTGGCTTATTTCAAAATACAAAAAAGATTTGTGCTTGTGATGGACTTACATTATGGGATGAAAGGGATAAGGCACTTAAAGCTAAACATGATTTTTCTGGAGCAA caaaattataa
- the LOC126916092 gene encoding copper chaperone for superoxide dismutase isoform X1, with protein MTTAKIEFAVEMTCRKCVDSVRNALIGVNGIKNIDISLEKGNVIVETDLPYSIIQEKIEQTGRKVILKGYGDSSSAVAMLGGNSGYTIDNKIMGVIRFAETPDGCLIDGIVDGLAPGKHGMHIHECGDISQGCDSVGEHFNPNNTLHGGPEDDAFRRHVGDLGNIMVNDSGRAIFRIIDKLVKIPDVIGRSLIITEKPDDLGRGADPESKIHGNSGNKLACGIIARSSGLFQNTKKICACDGLTLWDERDKALKAKHDFSGASNNSKL; from the exons ATGACTACAgcaaaa atCGAATTTGCGGTGGAAATGACTTGTCGAAAATGCGTTGATTCGGTACGGAACGCTTTAATTGGCGTAAatggaattaaaaatattgatatatcATTAGAAAAAGGAAATGTTATAGTTGAAACAGATTTGCCATATTCTATAATTCAAGAAAAAATTGAACAGACTGGGAGAAAAGTTATCTTAAAGGGATATGGAG ACAGTTCTAGTGCAGTTGCAATGTTAGGAGGGAATTCAGGATATACCatagataataaaataatggGTGTAATAAGATTTGCAGAAACTCCTGATGGATGTCTTATAGATGGAATAGTTGATGGTTTAGCACCTGGTAAACATGGCATGCACATTCATGAATGTGGTGATATCTCTCAAGGGTGTGATAG TGTTGGAGAACATTTCAACCCAAATAATACATTACACGGTGGACCTGAAGATGATGCATTTAGACGG CATGTTGGAGATTTGGGAAATATAATGGTCAATGATTCTGGTAGAGCTATTTTTAGAATAATAGATAAACTTGTAAAAATACCTGATGTTATTGGAAGGTCCTTAATTATAACAGAAAAACCAGATGATTTAGGAAGAGGTGCTGATCCAGAATCTAAAATACATGGAAACAGTGGAAATAA ACTGGCCTGTGGCATAATTGCTCGTTCATCTGGCTTATTTCAAAATACAAAAAAGATTTGTGCTTGTGATGGACTTACATTATGGGATGAAAGGGATAAGGCACTTAAAGCTAAACATGATTTTTCTGGAGCAAGTAACAATT caaaattataa
- the LOC126916092 gene encoding copper chaperone for superoxide dismutase isoform X3, which translates to MTTAKIEFAVEMTCRKCVDSVRNALIGVNGIKNIDISLEKGNVIVETDLPYSIIQEKIEQTGRKVILKGYGDSSSAVAMLGGNSGYTIDNKIMGVIRFAETPDGCLIDGIVDGLAPGKHGMHIHECGDISQGCDSVGEHFNPNNTLHGGPEDDAFRRHVGDLGNIMVNDSGRAIFRIIDKLVKIPDVIGRSLIITEKPDDLGRGADPESKIHGNSGNKLACGIIARSSGLFQNTKKICACDGLTLWDERDKALKAKHDFSGQNYK; encoded by the exons ATGACTACAgcaaaa atCGAATTTGCGGTGGAAATGACTTGTCGAAAATGCGTTGATTCGGTACGGAACGCTTTAATTGGCGTAAatggaattaaaaatattgatatatcATTAGAAAAAGGAAATGTTATAGTTGAAACAGATTTGCCATATTCTATAATTCAAGAAAAAATTGAACAGACTGGGAGAAAAGTTATCTTAAAGGGATATGGAG ACAGTTCTAGTGCAGTTGCAATGTTAGGAGGGAATTCAGGATATACCatagataataaaataatggGTGTAATAAGATTTGCAGAAACTCCTGATGGATGTCTTATAGATGGAATAGTTGATGGTTTAGCACCTGGTAAACATGGCATGCACATTCATGAATGTGGTGATATCTCTCAAGGGTGTGATAG TGTTGGAGAACATTTCAACCCAAATAATACATTACACGGTGGACCTGAAGATGATGCATTTAGACGG CATGTTGGAGATTTGGGAAATATAATGGTCAATGATTCTGGTAGAGCTATTTTTAGAATAATAGATAAACTTGTAAAAATACCTGATGTTATTGGAAGGTCCTTAATTATAACAGAAAAACCAGATGATTTAGGAAGAGGTGCTGATCCAGAATCTAAAATACATGGAAACAGTGGAAATAA ACTGGCCTGTGGCATAATTGCTCGTTCATCTGGCTTATTTCAAAATACAAAAAAGATTTGTGCTTGTGATGGACTTACATTATGGGATGAAAGGGATAAGGCACTTAAAGCTAAACATGATTTTTCTGGA caaaattataaataa